The genomic region CACGAACGCAGAAAGCCAATGAAATGAGGGATAGCGCAAGATGACGTTCAGTAACGTCAGTTCGGTACTGGCGGGATTCGAACCCACAGACCTGGCCTTCGATTCGCCATGTTGGACAAGGGTTCTGAGGGCGGGCCGCCTGTCCGGGTGCCGTGGCGGTGCCGCGTGCAGGAATCGGTGCGCCCCTCTCGATGACAGTTCCCGTAAGGGGGTGACAATGCAGTCGCCCCACTGCTCACACAGACCATCCAGAAGCGCAACCCATTCGGCGGCGCCGAGTGCGGCAATCGCGCCCACGGGGAACACGGCCGGCGCCGCACCAGGGATGTTACATTGGAGGTCCCTAAGCTGTATTTAGCTGAGGATCGGGAGACACCCAGGGTCTCCTGACGCGTCTGCTAGTTCACGCCACCTGCGGCGCCACCTCCTCTTTCGGCATTGCGGCCACGCTATCCAAGAAGGGGCCTGATAGGGCGTCCGGCCCTGCGTCCGGCACCCTTGGTGCGGTCGGTCCCGATTGTAGAAGCGCAGGTACGCCTGCAGATCCTGCTCCAGTTGTGCCGTGCTCGTGTAGTACGTGCGACGAAACGCCACGCGCCACAGCTCGGTGAGGATCGTGCCCTGCAATCGCTCGACGAAGCCATTCTCCGACGGTTCGCGTTTCGGGGCTTACCGAAGTTCCGCCGTCTCCACGATCATCTCCTGGCTCAGATGTGCCAGCGCCCGCGGCCGCTGCGCCGTGTGCTTCGATTTGGACTCCACCGTGTTGACGCTGTACGGGCATCAGGCTCGCCGAAGCTGCAGTTCTCGCAAGCGCGGCCGGCCCTCGTATCACCCCCTGGTCTGCTTCGAGGGCCAGACCAGGGATTTCTGGCATGGGGAACTGCGTCCTGGCGACATTCATACGGCGACGGGGGCCGTGTGGCTGCTCCGGGCGTGTATCGCCAAGGCGCCCGCTACGGCGCATCAAATACGGGTCCGCGTCGACCCGGGCTTCTTCGACTACAAGATTGTCAGGGCGATCGAAGCGCACCGGGGAAAGTTCGTCATCGTTGCTCGCCTGGCTCCGCCGCTCAAGAGACTCGTCACGGGGTTAGCATACACAGAGGTCGGGCGCGACTTGGCACTGGCCGAGTGCCCGTACCAGCCGCGTGGCTGGCCTCGACCCCATCGCTTTGTCGTGGTGCGCAAGACCCTGCCGGAAGAAGACAGTCGCCAGACGACGCTGTTCACCAGCGGGCGCTACAGCTATCATGCGTTCGTCACCAACTTCCGCATCCGGCCCATTGCCGTCTACCGCTTTTACAACGCCCAGGCTGCGGTCGATCTGATCATCAAGGAACTCCGCGCCGATTATCCGGTGGCCAAGATCCCCACCGGGCAGTTCGCCGCCAACGAGGCGTACTTTCACCTCTTGCTCTTTGGC from bacterium harbors:
- a CDS encoding transposase; this translates as MCFDLDSTVLTLYGHQARRSCSSRKRGRPSYHPLVCFEGQTRDFWHGELRPGDIHTATGAVWLLRACIAKAPATAHQIRVRVDPGFFDYKIVRAIEAHRGKFVIVARLAPPLKRLVTGLAYTEVGRDLALAECPYQPRGWPRPHRFVVVRKTLPEEDSRQTTLFTSGRYSYHAFVTNFRIRPIAVYRFYNAQAAVDLIIKELRADYPVAKIPTGQFAANEAYFHLLLFGYNLMNWWKRLCLPAAYHNDDLGDVASAFPLAPSGGGASQPGIDAEIPTGAPRLGCNQARLRSD